A region of Sulfitobacter faviae DNA encodes the following proteins:
- a CDS encoding methyltetrahydrofolate cobalamin methyltransferase produces the protein MTRTVIESKTKTAVIGFDEPFCVIGERINPTGRKILSQELEQGDFSRVEADAIAQVAAGATVLDVNSGAVFSNKMAEDPRYADNNFVEPMLMPELIKVVQNAVDVPICIDSSVPGALEAGLEACEGRPLLNSVTGEEERLEVVLPLVKKYNVPVVAISNDDTGISEDPDVRFAVAKKIVERAADFGIPAHDIVVDPLVMPIGAMATAGHQVFTLVRRLREELGVNTTCGASNISFGLPNRHGINNAFLPMAMGAGMTSAIMNPVAVPLSATKIAEKRAEIAAAGIILPEDMDDETFATLFNLGSTKPRPGKEMEAIRAANFLFDRDPHGSAWIEFNKSAPKAGQEGRGRAGRSGGRRRR, from the coding sequence ATGACCAGAACCGTCATCGAATCCAAGACCAAGACCGCCGTCATCGGCTTTGACGAGCCGTTTTGCGTGATCGGAGAGCGGATCAACCCCACGGGCCGCAAGATCCTCAGCCAAGAGCTGGAGCAAGGCGATTTTTCGCGGGTCGAGGCGGATGCCATCGCGCAGGTCGCCGCCGGTGCCACGGTGCTCGACGTGAACTCGGGCGCGGTCTTCTCCAACAAAATGGCCGAAGACCCGCGCTATGCCGACAACAACTTCGTCGAGCCGATGCTGATGCCGGAGCTGATCAAGGTCGTGCAAAATGCCGTCGACGTGCCGATCTGCATCGACAGTTCGGTCCCCGGCGCGCTTGAGGCGGGGCTTGAGGCCTGCGAAGGCCGCCCGCTGCTGAACTCCGTCACCGGAGAGGAAGAGCGGCTGGAGGTCGTGCTGCCGCTGGTCAAGAAATACAACGTGCCTGTCGTGGCGATCTCCAATGACGACACAGGGATCTCCGAGGACCCGGATGTGCGCTTTGCCGTGGCGAAAAAGATCGTCGAACGCGCCGCCGATTTTGGCATTCCCGCCCATGACATCGTCGTCGACCCGCTGGTCATGCCGATTGGCGCCATGGCGACGGCGGGCCATCAGGTCTTTACCCTTGTCCGCCGTTTGCGCGAGGAATTGGGCGTGAACACCACTTGTGGCGCCTCCAACATCTCTTTCGGGCTGCCCAACCGCCACGGCATCAACAATGCCTTCCTCCCCATGGCAATGGGTGCGGGCATGACGAGTGCGATCATGAACCCGGTGGCCGTGCCGCTGAGCGCCACCAAAATCGCCGAAAAGCGGGCCGAGATTGCCGCCGCGGGGATCATCCTCCCCGAAGATATGGATGACGAGACCTTTGCGACGCTCTTTAACCTCGGCTCGACCAAACCCCGCCCGGGCAAGGAGATGGAGGCCATCCGCGCCGCCAACTTCCTCTTCGACCGTGATCCTCATGGCAGCGCTTGGATTGAGTTCAACAAAAGCGCGCCCAAAGCGGGTCAAGAGGGCCGCGGTCGCGCGGGCCGCTCAGGTGGGCGCCGCCGCCGCTAA
- a CDS encoding Ppx/GppA phosphatase family protein produces the protein MAPQRPKGAGALDKDIPALSPAPVPPRSNELYAALDLGTNSCRMLIAQPRGSGFHVVDSFSKSVQLGAGLEKTGRLSRGSMARTIQALRICQQKLRRNKVQNMRLVATEACRRAQNGAEFMRRIQRETGLKLDIIRPEEEAQLAVISCAPLVSRKTENLLVVDIGGGSTELVWIDISKVPRADRARSIMRLQGGFYQAKSDVPAARVVDWISVPLGVATLRDQFSDVEDDAARFALMSWFFEENLTDFTPYQTIQSQKRFQIVGTSGTVTTVAASHLNLKRYDRTKVDGLSMTSAQIDKVIHSYIAMGPGGRRADPRIGQDRAALIMSGAAILQALMRCWPTDRLSVADRGLREGLLYAQMSADGVLEEGVF, from the coding sequence ATGGCGCCACAGCGTCCCAAAGGTGCGGGTGCGCTCGACAAAGACATTCCGGCTCTGAGCCCCGCGCCAGTTCCGCCCAGATCTAATGAGCTATATGCGGCCCTAGATCTGGGTACAAATAGCTGCCGCATGTTGATCGCCCAGCCTCGGGGCAGCGGTTTCCATGTGGTGGACAGTTTTTCGAAATCGGTGCAATTGGGTGCCGGTTTGGAAAAGACCGGGCGGCTTTCGCGCGGATCAATGGCGCGCACCATTCAGGCATTGCGCATCTGTCAGCAAAAGTTGCGGCGCAACAAGGTGCAGAACATGCGTCTTGTCGCGACCGAAGCCTGTCGCCGTGCGCAGAACGGGGCGGAGTTCATGCGCCGCATTCAGCGCGAGACCGGTCTCAAGCTCGACATTATCCGCCCCGAGGAAGAAGCCCAGCTTGCCGTGATCTCCTGCGCGCCGCTGGTCAGCCGCAAGACGGAAAACCTGCTAGTGGTCGATATTGGCGGCGGTTCGACCGAGCTGGTGTGGATCGACATCTCCAAAGTGCCGCGGGCCGACCGCGCACGCTCGATCATGCGGCTTCAGGGCGGGTTCTATCAGGCGAAATCTGATGTCCCCGCCGCCCGGGTGGTGGATTGGATCAGCGTGCCCTTGGGCGTGGCGACCCTGCGCGATCAATTTTCTGACGTCGAAGACGATGCCGCGCGCTTTGCCCTGATGAGTTGGTTTTTCGAAGAGAACCTCACCGATTTCACGCCCTATCAGACGATCCAGTCGCAAAAACGGTTCCAGATCGTCGGCACCTCGGGCACCGTGACCACCGTGGCGGCAAGCCATCTGAACCTGAAGCGCTATGACCGGACAAAGGTCGACGGCCTCAGCATGACCAGCGCCCAGATCGACAAGGTGATCCATTCCTATATCGCCATGGGGCCGGGCGGGCGGCGCGCCGATCCGCGTATTGGGCAAGACCGGGCGGCGCTGATCATGTCGGGGGCCGCGATCCTGCAAGCCTTGATGCGCTGCTGGCCGACCGACAGGCTGTCAGTTGCGGATCGCGGTCTGCGCGAAGGCCTGCTATATGCACAGATGAGCGCCGATGGCGTATTAGAAGAAGGGGTCTTTTAA
- the sufB gene encoding Fe-S cluster assembly protein SufB, with protein MTLKENDGVKEGVDQETVDAVREVGGKYKYGWSTDIEMEYAPKGLTPEIVKLISEKNGEPEWMTEWRLEAYNRWLSKEEPDWAMVDYPEIDFQEQYYYARPKSMAQKPKSLDEVDPKLLATYEKLGIPLKEQMILAGVEGAEDAPAEGRRVAVDAVFDSVSVGTTFQEELKKAGVIFCSISEAIREYPDLVKKYLGSVVPVSDNFYATLNSAVFSDGSFVYVPPGVRCPMELSTYFRINAENTGQFERTLIIADKGSYVSYLEGCTAPQRDESQLHAAVVEIIVEEDAEVKYSTVQNWYPGDEDGKGGIYNFVTKRADCRGDRAKVMWTQVETGSAVTWKYPSCILRGDDSQGEFYSIAIANNMQQADTGTKMVHLGKRTKSRIVSKGISAGKAQNTYRGLVSMHPKAKESRNYTQCDSLLIGSECGAHTVPYIEVKNNSSRVEHEATTSKVDDDQMFYCRSRGMDEEEAVALVVNGFCKDVLQALPMEFAMEAQALVAISLEGSVG; from the coding sequence ATGACCCTGAAAGAGAATGATGGCGTCAAGGAAGGCGTTGACCAGGAAACCGTGGATGCCGTGCGCGAAGTCGGCGGCAAGTACAAATACGGCTGGTCCACTGACATCGAGATGGAATACGCGCCCAAAGGGCTGACGCCGGAGATCGTGAAGCTGATCTCGGAGAAGAACGGCGAGCCTGAGTGGATGACCGAGTGGCGGCTTGAGGCTTACAACCGCTGGCTCAGCAAGGAAGAGCCGGATTGGGCGATGGTGGATTATCCTGAAATCGACTTTCAGGAGCAGTATTACTACGCCAGGCCCAAGAGCATGGCGCAGAAGCCCAAGTCGCTCGACGAGGTCGACCCGAAGCTGCTGGCGACCTATGAAAAGCTCGGCATCCCGCTGAAGGAGCAGATGATCCTTGCCGGTGTCGAGGGCGCCGAGGATGCGCCTGCCGAGGGCCGCAGGGTGGCGGTGGACGCGGTGTTCGATTCCGTCTCCGTCGGCACAACCTTCCAGGAAGAGCTGAAAAAGGCCGGCGTGATCTTCTGCTCGATCTCCGAGGCGATCCGCGAATATCCCGACCTGGTGAAGAAGTACCTCGGCTCGGTCGTGCCGGTGTCGGACAACTTCTACGCCACGCTGAACTCCGCGGTCTTCTCCGACGGGTCCTTCGTCTATGTCCCGCCGGGGGTGCGCTGCCCGATGGAGCTGTCGACCTATTTCCGCATCAACGCCGAGAACACCGGCCAGTTCGAGCGCACGCTGATCATCGCCGACAAGGGCTCCTACGTCAGCTACCTCGAAGGCTGCACCGCACCGCAGCGCGACGAGAGCCAGCTGCACGCCGCCGTGGTTGAGATCATCGTCGAGGAAGACGCGGAAGTGAAATATTCCACCGTGCAGAACTGGTATCCGGGCGACGAGGACGGCAAGGGCGGGATCTACAACTTCGTGACCAAGCGCGCCGATTGCCGCGGCGACCGCGCGAAGGTGATGTGGACGCAGGTCGAGACCGGCTCTGCCGTGACGTGGAAATACCCGTCCTGCATCCTGCGCGGCGACGACAGCCAGGGCGAGTTCTACTCCATCGCCATCGCCAATAACATGCAGCAGGCCGACACCGGCACCAAGATGGTGCACCTCGGCAAGCGCACCAAGTCGCGCATCGTGTCCAAGGGCATCTCGGCGGGCAAGGCACAGAACACCTACCGGGGCCTCGTCTCGATGCACCCCAAGGCCAAGGAATCGCGCAATTATACCCAGTGCGACAGCCTGTTGATCGGCTCGGAATGCGGGGCGCATACGGTGCCCTATATCGAGGTGAAGAACAACTCGAGCCGCGTTGAGCACGAGGCGACGACGTCGAAGGTGGACGACGACCAGATGTTCTATTGCCGCTCGCGCGGCATGGACGAGGAAGAGGCCGTGGCGCTGGTGGTGAACGGTTTCTGCAAGGACGTGCTGCAGGCGCTGCCGATGGAGTTCGCCATGGAAGCGCAGGCGCTCGTGGCGATCTCGCTGGAAGGCTCCGTCGGCTGA
- the sufC gene encoding Fe-S cluster assembly ATPase SufC gives MLSIKNLQVKLEEEDKQILKGVDLEVEAGKVHAIMGPNGSGKSTLSYVLSGKDGYEVTEGSATLEGEDILELEPEERAAAGLFLAFQYPVEIPGVGNMTFLRTAVNAQRKARGEEEISAADFLKEIRAKAKDLKIDAEMLKRPVNMGFSGGEKKRNEILQMAMLEPKMCILDETDSGLDVDAMKLVAEGVNALRTEGRGFLVITHYQRLLDHIKPDVVHIMHDGRIIKTGGPELALEVENNGYADILAEVA, from the coding sequence ATGCTGAGCATCAAGAACCTGCAGGTGAAACTGGAAGAAGAGGACAAGCAGATCCTCAAGGGCGTCGATCTGGAAGTCGAGGCCGGCAAGGTGCACGCCATCATGGGGCCGAACGGCTCGGGCAAGTCCACGCTGAGCTACGTGCTCTCGGGCAAGGACGGCTACGAGGTCACCGAGGGCTCCGCCACGCTCGAAGGTGAAGACATCCTCGAACTGGAACCCGAAGAGCGCGCCGCGGCGGGCCTCTTCCTTGCCTTCCAGTACCCGGTGGAAATCCCCGGCGTCGGCAACATGACTTTCCTGCGTACGGCCGTGAACGCACAGCGCAAGGCGCGCGGCGAAGAGGAAATCTCGGCCGCCGACTTCCTCAAGGAAATCCGCGCCAAGGCGAAAGACCTGAAGATCGACGCCGAGATGCTGAAGCGGCCCGTGAACATGGGCTTCTCCGGCGGTGAGAAGAAGCGCAACGAAATCCTGCAGATGGCGATGCTCGAGCCCAAGATGTGCATCCTCGACGAGACCGACTCGGGCCTCGACGTTGACGCGATGAAACTGGTGGCCGAAGGCGTGAACGCCCTGCGCACCGAGGGCCGCGGTTTCCTCGTCATCACGCACTACCAGCGTCTTCTCGACCACATCAAACCGGACGTCGTGCACATCATGCATGATGGCCGCATCATCAAGACTGGTGGGCCTGAGCTGGCGCTCGAAGTCGAGAACAACGGTTACGCAGACATCCTTGCCGAGGTGGCATAA
- a CDS encoding polysaccharide pyruvyl transferase family protein translates to MSLDAAHTPLRLHWWKAQPNFGDALSPLILSHVSGRRVEHASVDEAEVFGLGSLMQVVRRNYETPRVGARPVIWGSGLLRPAGGRAFLKNIEIALLRGPVTAALLGIETDVFGDPGLLVNEVLPSDAPRGDKIGIVPHHTLADGPDLLDLVASDSAYVLIDPRDPVEQVCAGIAACAHVFASSLHGLITADAYGVANTWVAPEGQGRLKFHDYAASVGRDMRAPIALADIPAAPKSDAPLSYQGGITACRAALKDSFPAALCARQGAA, encoded by the coding sequence ATGAGCCTTGATGCGGCGCATACCCCCCTCCGCCTGCATTGGTGGAAGGCGCAGCCGAACTTCGGCGATGCGCTGAGCCCGCTGATTCTGAGCCATGTCTCGGGGCGGCGGGTGGAACATGCGTCGGTGGATGAGGCCGAGGTCTTCGGCCTTGGCTCGCTCATGCAGGTCGTGCGGCGGAACTACGAGACGCCGCGCGTCGGGGCCAGGCCGGTGATCTGGGGCAGCGGTCTGCTGCGCCCCGCCGGGGGCCGTGCGTTCCTGAAGAACATCGAGATCGCGCTGCTGCGCGGGCCGGTGACGGCGGCTCTATTGGGCATCGAGACAGACGTTTTCGGTGATCCGGGGCTCTTGGTGAACGAGGTTCTGCCCAGTGACGCACCACGCGGCGACAAGATCGGCATCGTGCCGCATCACACGCTGGCGGACGGTCCCGACTTGCTGGACCTCGTGGCCTCCGACAGCGCCTATGTGCTGATCGACCCGCGCGATCCGGTGGAGCAGGTTTGCGCCGGCATCGCCGCCTGTGCCCATGTCTTTGCCTCGTCGCTGCACGGGCTGATCACGGCGGATGCTTACGGCGTGGCCAACACTTGGGTGGCGCCCGAGGGGCAGGGGCGGCTGAAGTTTCACGACTACGCCGCCTCCGTGGGGCGCGACATGCGCGCGCCGATTGCCTTGGCCGATATTCCGGCGGCACCCAAATCCGACGCGCCGCTGAGCTACCAGGGCGGCATCACGGCCTGCCGCGCCGCGCTGAAAGACAGCTTTCCCGCCGCGCTCTGCGCCCGTCAGGGGGCGGCATGA
- a CDS encoding virulence factor: MPAVTIVYWRDIPAQVIVGKGRRGAKRPLPERFEQAIDRAAMKVGAANTDAYLAEWRKAEPFEVEGDPDSIADAEAARIDAEYDRDRIKQLIDNDGWA; the protein is encoded by the coding sequence ATGCCCGCAGTCACCATCGTTTACTGGCGCGATATTCCCGCTCAGGTGATCGTCGGCAAGGGCCGTCGCGGGGCGAAACGCCCCCTGCCCGAACGCTTTGAACAGGCGATCGACCGCGCGGCGATGAAGGTGGGGGCCGCCAATACCGACGCCTATCTCGCGGAATGGCGCAAGGCAGAGCCGTTTGAGGTTGAGGGCGATCCCGACAGCATCGCCGATGCCGAAGCCGCCCGCATCGACGCGGAATACGACCGCGACCGGATTAAGCAACTGATTGACAACGACGGTTGGGCATAG
- a CDS encoding methylenetetrahydrofolate reductase, with product MIKDTLMALLNFRKKETPAPEAPVAEVEALLKDYSIEVMPRTAEKVEDFRALLPECTCVYIAHIDGTPIEDMVATAARLNADGFKVMPHFPARIIKDRATLADWIARYQGEADVRQALLLAGGVTTPAGEFSDSMQLMETGLFDKAGFTRLHVAGHPEGNRDIDAVGGRLNVDAALKWKNDFQTRTDAEMAIATQFAFDAQPIIEWADSLKAAGITLPIHIGIAGPAKLQTLIKFAIACGVGPSLKVLQKRAMDVTKLLLPYEPTDVISELAAHKAAHPDFNITHVHLFPLGGIKTSATWVQENGGASGVPADAA from the coding sequence ATGATCAAGGACACGCTCATGGCACTTTTGAACTTCCGCAAAAAGGAAACACCGGCCCCAGAGGCGCCGGTGGCCGAAGTCGAGGCGCTGTTGAAAGATTATTCGATCGAGGTGATGCCCCGCACCGCCGAAAAGGTCGAGGATTTCCGCGCCCTACTGCCAGAGTGCACCTGTGTCTATATCGCCCATATCGACGGCACCCCGATCGAAGACATGGTCGCCACCGCCGCGCGGTTGAATGCGGATGGCTTCAAGGTCATGCCGCATTTCCCGGCCCGCATCATCAAAGACCGCGCCACGCTGGCCGATTGGATCGCCCGTTATCAGGGCGAGGCCGATGTGCGCCAAGCGCTGCTGCTGGCGGGCGGTGTCACCACTCCGGCGGGGGAATTCAGCGACTCGATGCAGTTGATGGAAACGGGGCTGTTCGACAAGGCAGGCTTTACCCGCCTGCATGTCGCTGGCCACCCCGAAGGCAACCGCGATATCGACGCTGTCGGGGGCCGCCTTAACGTCGATGCGGCGCTCAAATGGAAGAACGATTTCCAAACCCGCACGGACGCCGAAATGGCCATCGCCACGCAATTCGCCTTTGACGCGCAGCCGATCATCGAATGGGCCGACAGTCTGAAGGCCGCTGGTATCACCCTGCCCATCCACATCGGCATCGCGGGCCCCGCCAAACTGCAAACGCTGATCAAATTCGCCATCGCCTGCGGTGTTGGCCCCTCGCTCAAGGTGCTGCAAAAGCGGGCAATGGATGTCACCAAGCTGCTGTTGCCCTATGAGCCGACAGATGTGATCAGCGAACTAGCCGCCCACAAAGCGGCGCACCCGGATTTCAACATCACCCATGTGCATCTTTTCCCGCTGGGCGGGATCAAGACCAGCGCCACATGGGTCCAAGAGAATGGCGGCGCCTCTGGGGTGCCCGCCGACGCAGCCTGA
- a CDS encoding RlmE family RNA methyltransferase gives MAKTPDGKNTSGRGQRDLKVKVKSARGRKLSSTRWLQRQLNDPYVKRAQAEGYRGRAAYKIMELDDKYRFLVPGARVVDLGAAPGGWCQVAVKRCNVLGEKKGKAQGTILGVDLQEMEPIAGCELHQLDFMEDDADLKVKEWLGGKADVVMSDMAAASSGHKQTDHLRIIALCEAAAYFAFDVLEEGGTFVAKVLAGGAEGELQKLLKRRFAKVANIKPPASRPDSSEKFVVATGFKGEEA, from the coding sequence ATGGCCAAGACACCGGACGGAAAGAACACCTCGGGGCGCGGTCAGCGTGATCTCAAGGTCAAGGTGAAATCCGCACGCGGGCGCAAGCTCAGTTCCACCCGTTGGTTGCAGCGGCAGTTAAACGATCCTTATGTCAAACGCGCGCAGGCCGAGGGCTATCGTGGGCGGGCGGCTTATAAGATCATGGAGCTGGACGATAAATATCGCTTCCTCGTCCCCGGCGCGCGGGTGGTCGACCTTGGTGCCGCACCGGGCGGCTGGTGTCAGGTCGCCGTCAAACGCTGCAACGTATTGGGCGAAAAGAAGGGCAAGGCGCAGGGCACCATTCTGGGGGTCGACCTGCAAGAAATGGAGCCGATCGCGGGCTGCGAGTTGCACCAGCTCGACTTCATGGAGGATGACGCCGACCTCAAGGTCAAGGAGTGGCTCGGCGGCAAGGCGGATGTGGTGATGTCGGACATGGCCGCGGCCTCATCCGGGCATAAACAGACCGACCACCTGCGCATCATCGCGCTTTGCGAGGCGGCGGCCTATTTCGCTTTCGATGTGTTGGAAGAGGGCGGCACATTCGTAGCCAAGGTGCTGGCAGGCGGCGCGGAAGGTGAGTTGCAAAAGCTGCTCAAGCGCCGTTTTGCCAAGGTCGCCAATATCAAACCACCTGCAAGCCGCCCGGATTCGTCGGAAAAATTCGTGGTGGCCACAGGGTTTAAGGGCGAAGAAGCCTAA
- the sufD gene encoding Fe-S cluster assembly protein SufD, which translates to MAEAQLKETPTEAMIAALDMPQGGWSQAAREDALARVRTMGLPQRRDEYWKFTRPDTLTQAEAQPAAIFDHGDAPLFDGTERLRIVFVDGVFDADASDDLTLEGVSIERLAAADSDLHWARDLYGTLEKNGQTPVQRPLAALNTAFATDGVLIHVSGTPSKPINLVYQHKSETSDAILHHVVKLDKGAEVTLLENGPAAARFNTVMEVEVADTARFHHVRAQGRDHERRAATHVFTRLGTESLFKSFTVTVNGALTRNECVIELTGDDASAHVAGACVGDGDFHHDDTVFITHDAENCESRQVFKKVLRNGATGVFQGKILVKEGAQKTDGYQISQSLLLDGDSQFLAKPELEIYADDVACSHGSTSGAIDEEALFYLRARGVSHAEATDLLTLAFLAEAVEEIEAEELREEITGRLSSWLERRSA; encoded by the coding sequence ATGGCCGAAGCACAACTGAAAGAAACCCCGACCGAGGCGATGATCGCAGCGCTCGACATGCCGCAGGGCGGCTGGAGCCAAGCGGCGCGCGAAGATGCGCTGGCGCGGGTTCGCACCATGGGCCTGCCGCAGCGCCGGGATGAATATTGGAAGTTCACCCGCCCCGACACGCTGACCCAGGCTGAGGCGCAGCCTGCCGCGATCTTCGATCACGGTGACGCGCCCTTGTTCGACGGCACCGAGCGTCTGCGCATCGTCTTTGTTGATGGCGTGTTCGACGCCGACGCCTCGGATGACCTCACGCTCGAAGGCGTCAGCATCGAACGGCTCGCCGCGGCGGACAGCGACCTGCATTGGGCACGCGACCTCTACGGCACGCTGGAAAAGAACGGCCAGACCCCGGTGCAGCGTCCGCTCGCGGCGCTCAACACCGCCTTCGCGACCGATGGCGTCTTGATCCATGTCTCCGGCACGCCGAGCAAGCCGATCAATCTGGTTTATCAACACAAATCAGAGACTTCCGACGCGATTTTGCACCATGTGGTAAAGCTCGACAAAGGTGCCGAAGTCACGCTTTTGGAGAACGGTCCCGCAGCTGCGCGCTTCAACACCGTGATGGAGGTCGAGGTGGCCGACACCGCGCGCTTCCACCATGTTCGCGCACAGGGCCGCGACCACGAGCGCCGTGCCGCGACCCATGTCTTCACCCGTTTGGGGACCGAGTCGCTGTTCAAGAGCTTTACCGTCACCGTGAACGGCGCGCTGACACGCAACGAATGCGTGATCGAGCTCACTGGCGACGATGCCTCGGCCCATGTGGCGGGCGCCTGCGTCGGCGATGGCGATTTCCACCATGACGACACGGTTTTCATCACCCATGATGCCGAGAATTGCGAAAGCCGTCAGGTCTTCAAGAAGGTGCTGCGCAACGGTGCCACCGGCGTGTTCCAGGGCAAGATCCTCGTAAAGGAAGGCGCGCAGAAGACCGATGGCTACCAGATCAGCCAGTCGCTTCTTCTGGACGGCGACAGCCAGTTCCTCGCCAAGCCCGAGCTTGAGATCTACGCCGATGACGTGGCCTGTTCGCATGGCTCGACCTCCGGCGCGATCGACGAGGAGGCACTGTTCTACCTCCGCGCCCGCGGTGTGTCCCATGCCGAGGCAACCGACCTGCTGACGCTGGCCTTCCTTGCCGAAGCGGTGGAGGAGATCGAGGCCGAGGAACTGCGCGAGGAAATCACCGGGCGTCTCAGCTCGTGGTTGGAGCGTCGTAGCGCCTGA
- a CDS encoding YIP1 family protein has protein sequence MSGALIQLAQTTLRSPRVAARQIAVLPLGNDVVWTSLALVAALNALVISATFVIAPPAMALPSYFQSPLVLFALQAGLMVLYVHALTWVGRALGGQGAVTPLLAAVVWLQALRLCAQLGILLLTLALPPVALLASFVVTIWGLWILLNFVAELLHLPGLFHAAAVLVGPRLGSCWGLAFCCL, from the coding sequence ATGAGCGGCGCCCTGATCCAGCTTGCGCAGACCACCCTGCGCAGCCCCCGTGTGGCAGCGCGCCAGATTGCGGTGCTGCCCTTGGGCAATGATGTTGTCTGGACGTCGCTTGCCTTGGTGGCCGCACTGAATGCGCTCGTCATCTCGGCCACCTTCGTGATCGCGCCGCCCGCCATGGCGCTGCCGAGCTATTTCCAATCGCCACTGGTGCTCTTCGCGCTGCAGGCCGGGTTGATGGTGCTCTATGTGCATGCGCTGACTTGGGTTGGCCGGGCACTGGGCGGGCAGGGCGCGGTGACGCCGCTTTTGGCTGCCGTCGTGTGGCTTCAGGCGCTTCGCCTCTGTGCGCAACTGGGCATCTTGCTGCTGACCTTGGCGCTGCCGCCGGTGGCGTTGCTGGCCTCTTTCGTCGTTACAATTTGGGGTCTTTGGATCCTTTTGAATTTTGTGGCCGAACTCTTGCATCTGCCGGGGCTATTCCACGCCGCCGCGGTGCTCGTGGGGCCGCGCTTGGGGTCTTGCTGGGGCTTGGCCTTTTGCTGTCTTTGA
- a CDS encoding cysteine desulfurase encodes MFDVEAVRAQFPILGREVNGKPLVYLDNGASAQKPQVVIDAITQAYANEYSNVHRGLHYLSNLATDKYESVRGTVARFLNAGSEDEIVLNTGATMGINTVAYGWAMPRMQAGDEIVLSVMEHHANIVPWHFLRERQGVVLKWVDVDATGALDPQAVIDAIGPKTKLVAISHLSNVLGTKVDVKTITEAAHEKGVPVLVDGSQAAVHMPVDVQDLGCDFYAVTGHKLYGPSGSGAIYIKSERMAEMRPFIGGGDMIREVSKDAVSYNDPPMMFEAGTPGIVGTIGLGVALEFMMDLGMENIAAHEDDLRDYAVSRLGGLNWLNLQGTTPDKAAIFSFTLDGAAHAHDISTVLDKKGVAVRAGHHCAAPLMTHLGVSATCRASFGMYNTRAEVDTLVDALELAHDLFT; translated from the coding sequence ATGTTCGACGTTGAAGCCGTCCGGGCGCAGTTTCCGATCCTTGGCCGCGAGGTGAACGGCAAGCCGCTGGTCTACCTCGACAATGGCGCTTCGGCCCAGAAGCCGCAGGTGGTGATCGACGCGATCACCCAAGCTTATGCGAATGAATATTCCAACGTTCACAGGGGTCTGCACTACCTTTCTAATCTTGCGACCGACAAATACGAAAGCGTGCGCGGCACCGTGGCGCGCTTCCTCAACGCCGGGTCGGAAGATGAGATCGTGCTCAACACCGGGGCGACGATGGGGATCAACACCGTGGCCTACGGTTGGGCCATGCCCCGGATGCAGGCGGGCGATGAGATCGTCCTGTCGGTGATGGAGCATCATGCCAATATCGTGCCGTGGCATTTCCTGCGTGAACGGCAGGGCGTGGTACTGAAATGGGTCGATGTGGACGCCACCGGCGCGCTTGACCCGCAGGCGGTGATCGATGCCATCGGGCCGAAGACCAAGCTGGTTGCAATATCTCACCTTTCCAACGTCTTGGGCACGAAAGTTGACGTGAAAACCATCACCGAAGCCGCTCATGAGAAGGGCGTTCCGGTCTTGGTCGATGGCTCGCAGGCGGCGGTGCATATGCCTGTCGACGTGCAGGACCTCGGCTGTGATTTCTATGCCGTCACGGGGCATAAACTCTATGGCCCCTCCGGTTCGGGCGCGATCTATATCAAGTCCGAGCGCATGGCCGAAATGCGCCCCTTCATCGGCGGCGGTGACATGATCCGCGAAGTCAGCAAGGACGCGGTGAGCTACAACGACCCGCCAATGATGTTCGAAGCAGGCACCCCCGGTATCGTCGGCACCATTGGCTTGGGCGTAGCGCTGGAGTTCATGATGGATCTGGGGATGGAGAATATCGCCGCCCATGAGGACGATCTGCGCGACTACGCGGTCTCGCGGCTCGGCGGTTTGAATTGGCTCAACCTGCAAGGCACGACGCCGGACAAAGCGGCGATCTTCAGCTTCACACTGGACGGCGCCGCCCATGCGCATGACATCTCGACCGTGCTCGACAAGAAAGGCGTGGCCGTCCGGGCTGGGCATCATTGCGCAGCCCCCTTGATGACGCATCTCGGCGTTTCGGCCACCTGCCGCGCGTCCTTTGGCATGTATAACACCCGGGCCGAGGTCGACACATTGGTCGATGCGCTTGAATTGGCGCATGATCTTTTCACCTAA